One stretch of Miscanthus floridulus cultivar M001 chromosome 18, ASM1932011v1, whole genome shotgun sequence DNA includes these proteins:
- the LOC136521613 gene encoding 3-ketoacyl-CoA synthase 6-like, whose protein sequence is MGSSAAHQLKQLKPLYQHVVNNIVAVLAAPLAVAAVVNAARVGPDELLGRLQALRAVHVFFAVFVPAAAATLYVMLRPRSVYLVDYACFRTRPNCRVPFATFLEHAKLVTFVEGASIDERSVRFMTRLLERSGLGEETCLPPAHHYIPPYRNMEASRAEVELVIFSAIDDLLAKTGISPRAIDILVVNCSLFAPIPSFTDMIIHRYGMRPDIRNVHLSGMGCSAGLISVGLAKNFLQVAPKGAHALVVSTETITPNYYVGKERAMLLPNCLFRMGGAAVLLSTSRARARFRLARVVRTLTGAQDSAYRCVFQEEDGEGHRGINLSKDLMTIAGDALKANITAIGPLVLPASEQLLFALSFIARRVLNRRVKPYLPDFRSAFEHFCIHAGGRAVIDELQRSLGLSDQDVEASRMALHRFGNTSSSSVWYELAYIEAKGRMRRGDRVWMIGFGSGFKCNSAAWECIAPARTAEGPWAESISRYPVDIPEVLKH, encoded by the coding sequence ATGGGCTCGTCGGCGGCTCATCAGCTGAAGCAGCTCAAGCCGCTGTACCAGCACGTGGTGAACAACATCGTCGCCGTGCTCGCTGCGCCGCTGGCCGTGGCGGCCGTCGTGAATGCGGCGCGCGTCGGTCCCGACGAGCTGCTCGGCAGGCTGCAGGCGCTCCGGGCGGTGCACGTATTCTTCGCCGTGTTCGTCCCGGCCGCCGCGGCGACGCTGTACGTGATGCTGCGGCCCCGGTCCGTGTACCTGGTGGACTACGCCTGCTTCCGCACGAGGCCCAACTGCCGCGTCCCCTTCGCCACCTTCCTGGAGCACGCCAAGCTGGTGACGTTCGTGGAGGGCGCCTCCATCGACGAGCGCAGCGTCCGGTTCATGACGCGGCTGCTGGAGCGCTCGGGCCTCGGGGAGGAGACCTGCCTGCCCCCGGCGCACCACTACATCCCGCCGTACCGGAACATGGAGGCCTCGCGCGCGGAGGTGGAGCTGGTCATCTTCTCGGCCATCGACGACCTGCTCGCCAAGACGGGCATCAGCCCCCGCGCCATCGACATCCTGGTGGTGAACTGCAGCCTGTTCGCGCCCATCCCGTCGTTCACGGACATGATCATCCACAGGTACGGGATGCGGCCGGACATCCGCAACGTGCACCTGTCCGGGATGGGTTGCAGCGCCGGGCTCATCTCCGTGGGGCTGGCCAAGAACTTCCTTCAGGTCGCTCCGAAAGGCGCGCACGCGCTGGTGGTGTCGACGGAGACCATCACGCCCAACTACTACGTGGGCAAGGAGCGCGCCATGCTGCTGCCCAACTGCCTGTTCCGCATGGGCGGCGCCGCCGTGCTGCTGTCCACGTCCCGCGCCCGGGCCCGGTTCCGGCTCGCCCGCGTGGTGCGCACGCTGACGGGCGCCCAGGACAGCGCGTACCGGTGCGTGTTCCAGGAGGAGGACGGCGAGGGCCACCGCGGGATCAACCTGTCCAAGGACCTGATGACCATCGCGGGCGACGCGCTCAAGGCCAACATCACCGCCATCGGGCCGCTGGTGCTGCCGGCGTCGGAGCAGCTCCTGTTCGCACTGTCCTTCATCGCGCGGCGCGTGCTGAACCGGCGCGTGAAGCCGTACCTCCCCGACTTCCGCTCGGCGTTCGAGCACTTCTGCATCCACGCAGGCGGGCGCGCCGTCATCGACGAGCTGCAGCGCAGCCTGGGCCTGTCGGACCAGGACGTGGAGGCGTCGCGCATGGCGCTGCACCGGTTCGGCAACACGTCCAGCAGCTCGGTGTGGTACGAGCTGGCGTACATCGAGGCCAAGGGCCGCATGCGCCGGGGCGACCGCGTGTGGATGATCGGCTTCGGCTCCGGGTTCAAGTGCAACAGCGCGGCGTGGGAGTGCATCGCGCCGGCGCGCACCGCCGAGGGCCCGTGGGCGGAGAGCATCAGCCGCTACCCCGTGGACATCCCAGAGGTGCTCAAGCACTAG